The genomic region TGGCTGACCGGATTGCGGGTCACGCGGGATGATTACGTCGTGGCTGAAAGCCTGAACCATAACCTGGTCTTCGTGGCCTTCCTGGTAGGTGTTGCCTACGGAGTCAGCGGTGAAAGCGCCTGCAGTGATCAGGCCTTGTTTTTCGCCGGTAACCGACATGTACGCTGGTGTTGCCATGGGGTGCTCTCCTTGCGGAATAATTTAAGGTGCCCGGGAGGCGAAATCGCCCGGTGGGTGCCTGACTGTTATCAAGGAGCGTGCCAACAATTGTCGCAGCCATGCGGGCCGGGGTGTTTGCCCGGTTTTTCCGGTGAGCGTGCGAAATAGAGCGGCCATCCAAGGCAAAAGTGCGCAAGAAGTTGCGCAGTACTGCGCAACTTCTTGCGCACTTGGCTGCAGGCCTTGTACGACGTGGCTCTCAGCGGTTTTATTAGGCTTTTTTACAAAACAAGTGCGCAACTTCTTGCGCACAATGGCCACAAGCCATCATTTGGTCGAGGCGGCTGCTTAAAACTTTTAGATCAAAAGATCGCAGCCTTCGGCAGCTCCTACTTTTGGCATGCATTTCCCCTGTAGGAGCTGCCGAAGGCTGCGATCTTTTGATTTTTCAACGCGCAAATCGGGACAGACACTCATCAATCGAACGCTGCTGCGTCGCCGCATACAACCCCAACTCATCAATGGTCGCGCGCTCCAGCGCCAGCTCAAAAGCCTGCCGATTGGAATGCTCGCCGTAATGCGCCTGCGCCGCATCGCCAAGGTTCGACTGAAAAATCCCCGCCGCACTCACCGGCAGGAAATCTTCGTACACCAACGGTTCCGCTTTCACATAACCATCGCGCAACAAGTCCTCCAGAGACGACTGCCCAAGTCCTCCAGCAGCCAGACCTTTTTCCGTGGCGAAATAGCGAAAGTACGCCAACCCTTGTTCACGTATGCCTTCGACACTGTCAGGAAATTCGCCAAAGTGCTGAGCCATCAGCGCGTTGTAGCGTGCGGCGTTGGCTTCGTTGGGGAAGTCGCCGAGTTCATCGCGCGCGGCATTCAGCAAGCGGTCATACAGCGCCCGGCCTTTGGGGGTGAGTGCCGCGCCGCGCTGTTCGATTTCGCCGAAACGCGCGCTGTGACTGCCACGGGTCTGGTTCTGATCGGTGAAGGCGATCGGCTCGTCCAGCGCTTTGAAACTGGTTTGGCGCAAGAGGATCGGGCACTGCCGGCGCGGTGGGCCTTCGATCACGGCTTTCGGGGTGATGCCATGGGCTGGCATCTGTTCCTGGACGCGGTCGATGTCCAGCGTGCGCGGCGTCAGGTGATTGATGTGCGGGCCTTTGAACGCCACCACATCGGCGATCAAACGGTGTTGGGCGCTCAAAGTTTGATATTGCGCAGCGGTAACCGTGGCGCTGTGATGCCAGCGAAAGGTTTCCAGTGCTTGTAGGACGAATGCCTCGGCCTCGCTTTCATTCAGTCCGCCCGCGGTTTCAGCCTGCGCGATCAGGCGTAATGCTTCAGCGGTAAAGATCGAACGCTGGGCCAGCACGGATTCGGCAAAGTCGCGCAGTTCGGGATCTTCAATCAAC from Pseudomonas tensinigenes harbors:
- the hglS gene encoding 2-oxoadipate dioxygenase/decarboxylase HglS codes for the protein MTVQPFVSPDLIRQRFSKAMSDMYREEVPLYGALMELVEQTNREVLARQPDIARQLDSTGEIQRLDMERHGAIRVGTATELATLARLFAVMGMQPVGYYDLTPAGVPVHSTAFRAVHEEALQVSPFRVFTSLLRLELIEDPELRDFAESVLAQRSIFTAEALRLIAQAETAGGLNESEAEAFVLQALETFRWHHSATVTAAQYQTLSAQHRLIADVVAFKGPHINHLTPRTLDIDRVQEQMPAHGITPKAVIEGPPRRQCPILLRQTSFKALDEPIAFTDQNQTRGSHSARFGEIEQRGAALTPKGRALYDRLLNAARDELGDFPNEANAARYNALMAQHFGEFPDSVEGIREQGLAYFRYFATEKGLAAGGLGQSSLEDLLRDGYVKAEPLVYEDFLPVSAAGIFQSNLGDAAQAHYGEHSNRQAFELALERATIDELGLYAATQQRSIDECLSRFAR